The following proteins come from a genomic window of Sesamum indicum cultivar Zhongzhi No. 13 linkage group LG10, S_indicum_v1.0, whole genome shotgun sequence:
- the LOC105171425 gene encoding beta-D-glucosyl crocetin beta-1,6-glucosyltransferase-like (The sequence of the model RefSeq protein was modified relative to this genomic sequence to represent the inferred CDS: added 40 bases not found in genome assembly), with product MEAKQANLSILMFPWIGHGHVFPYLELAKNLSTHNFDIFFCSTAVNLSSVNDVLANTSSSVSIQLVELHLPSAPELPPCYHTTKNAPPHLLPKLHEAFQMSNSSFSDIITSLNPDMLIYDGFQPWAAKIASSLGIPAVHFATAGAVPYSFYFHSFISATSAFPYEEIYLRDYERKAYETMVFSDLGVKKNDLDSAIGHFTLSCDVVLVKTCRAIEGKYMDYLSVLCKKKLVPVGPLVTHSNSEEGKHAEIVEWLSQKNKFSTVFISFGSENYLSKDQMVEIAKGLEASDVNFIWVVRFPPGERVSIEEVVPKGFLDRVQDRGMILQGWAPQTQILAHPSTGAFLSHCGMSSIIESIYFGVPVIAMPLKLDQPFNARLVVEAGVGIEVKRDENGGFGGADVADAINKVIVKETGEDIRLKAAELSEKMKNEEEDAINEAADQLRRVCMEHKQQK from the exons ATGGAGGCAAAACAAGCAAATTTGAGCATTCTGATGTTTCCATGGATAGGCCATGGACATGTATTCCCCTATCTTGAACTAGCCAAGAATCTGTCAACCCACAACTTcgacatatttttttgttccaCAGCAGTCAATCTTAGTTCTGTCAATGATGTTCTTGCAAACACCTCGTCCTCTGTTTCAATCCAACTGGTGGAACTCCATCTACCTTCAGCGCCTGAGCTGCCTCCATGCTATCACACGACCAAGAATGCGCCGCCCCATCTCCTGCCTAAACTGCATGAAGCCTTTCAGATGTCGAACTCAAGTTTCTCCGACATCATTACTTCTCTGAACCCCGACATGCTTATATACGATGGTTTTCAACCGTGGGCTGCCAAGATT CAGGAGCCGTACCGTATTCGTTTTACTTCCATTCCTTCATTTCTGCAACTTCGGCTTTCCCTTATGAGGAGATTTATCTTCGAGATTATGAAAGAAAGGCTTACGAAACCATGGTTTTTTCTGATCTAGGAGTCAAAAAGAATGATCTTGATTCGGCAATTGGGCACTTCACGCTGTCTTGTGACGTTGTTTTAGTGAAAACCTGCAGGGCAATTGAAGGGAAGTACATGGACTACTTATCAGTCTTGTGCAAGAAAAAGCTGGTTCCTGTTGGTCCACTCGTTACACATTCTAACAGTGAAGAAGGAAAGCATGCAGAGATCGTGGAATGGTTAAGTCAGAAAAATAAGTTCTCAACTGTTTTCATTTCCTTTGGAAGTGAAAACTACTTATCTAAGGATCAGATGGTAGAGATAGCAAAAGGGTTGGAGGCTAGTGATGTTAACTTTATATGGGTTGTCAGATTTCCTCCTGGAGAAAGAGTCAGCATAGAAGAAGTGGTGCCTAAGGGATTTCTTGATAGGGTGCAAGACAGAGGGATGATTTTGCAGGGATGGGCTCCGCAGACTCAAATTTTAGCACATCCAAGTACCGGGGCTTTTTTAAGTCATTGTGGCATGAGTTCCATAATTGAAAGCATTTATTTTGGTGTACCAGTTATAGCCATGCCTTTGAAACTTGATCAGCCCTTCAATGCTAGGCTAGTGGTGGAGGCTGGTGTTGGGATTGAGGTCAAAAGAGATGAAAATGGAGGATTTGGTGGAGCCGATGTTGCAGACGCGATAAATAAGGTCATTGTGAAGGAGACTGGGGAAGATATTAGGCTTAAAGCTGCAGAATTGAGTGAGaagatgaaaaatgaagaagaagatgcaATAAATGAAGCAGCAGATCAGCTGCGTCGGGTTTGTATGGAGCATAAGCAGCAGAAGTGA